In one Brassica oleracea var. oleracea cultivar TO1000 chromosome C9, BOL, whole genome shotgun sequence genomic region, the following are encoded:
- the LOC106316478 gene encoding MLP-like protein 328, which yields MATSGTYVSEVPLKGSAEKHYKRWKSENHHFPDAIGHHIQGVTLHEGDWDSHGSIKIWNYTCDGKPEVFKERREIDDENNAVTFRGLEGHVMETLKLYDTTIQFIQKSPDDIVCKITMVWEKRTDDSPEPINYMKLVTSMVADMDNHVLKA from the exons ATGGCGACGTCAGGAACATATGTATCCGAGGTTCCGTTGAAAGGATCAGCAGAGAAACACTACAAGAGGTGGAAGAGTGAGAACCACCACTTTCCAGACGCCATAGGCCATCACATCCAAGGTGTCACACTCCACGAAGGCGATTGGGACTCTCATGGATCCATCAAGATTTGGAACTACACATGCG ATGGGAAACCGGAGGTGTTTAAGGAGAGGAGAGAGATAGACGATGAGAATAATGCGGTCACGTTCAGAGGTCTTGAAGGCCACGTGATGGAGACTCTTAAGCTGTATGACACCACCATTCAGTTCATTCAAAAATCGCCTGATGATATCGTTTGCAAGATCACTATGGTCTGGGAGAAGCGAACCGATGACTCACCTGAGCCCATTAACTACATGAAGTTGGTCACGAGCATGGTTGCTGATATGGACAACCACGTCCTCAAAGCTTAA